The Arcobacter sp. CECT 8986 DNA window CAATCTTTTTTGTTGTAAAATAATCACTCACATAAATTTCACCAATATTACTTTTACCTTTTTGAAATACAAATTTCAACATATCTTTTGGCCCATCAAAATAGTAATGTTTTTGTTTGTACTCTAACATTGTTGCCCATTTTGGATATTTGTGTACAAACATTCCACAAATTACACATTTTGCATCTTTTGGTACATCAATACTTTCTATTTTTCTAATTGTTTTATCTAACTTCTTTGTATCCCATAAATATACAGTCATTGCTTGTAATTGTTTATCTTTATTTACTTTGCAAACTTCTTTAAGTTTAGTTTTCAAATCAGTTATAGTTTTGATATTTTCTATACTTATTTTATTGCAATTAGATTCATAAAGTTTTTTTCCTACTTTATAAACTTTCTTTTTCTTTTTTGTATCTAACATAGATAAATCTTTTGAAAAATCATTTCTAACTACAACTATCAAATCTTCAAAACTAACTAAATTTCCACCATTTTTACTTATAAAATCCATTGCATCTTTTTTTTGTTTGAAAGCATATTTACTATGAAAACTCATTGTTGCTGGCTTATTACTTCCTATTACAAAGAAAGCTTTTTTTGCATCAATAAATTTTAAACTATTTGTATCTACTACTTTTATTTCACTATCAAATTTACCTTTTGTTTGTTCATATAAACAATGAATAGAACAGTATTGTCTATTTTTATAAATATAGTTTGTTTTATAATGTTTTGGTAAACTCATAGCACAAGA harbors:
- a CDS encoding nitrous oxide reductase accessory protein NosL, which encodes MKKYLLLLTIFSCLVFAKSFQSINKDEGTFINEGSSKYYCSSCAMSLPKHYKTNYIYKNRQYCSIHCLYEQTKGKFDSEIKVVDTNSLKFIDAKKAFFVIGSNKPATMSFHSKYAFKQKKDAMDFISKNGGNLVSFEDLIVVVRNDFSKDLSMLDTKKKKKVYKVGKKLYESNCNKISIENIKTITDLKTKLKEVCKVNKDKQLQAMTVYLWDTKKLDKTIRKIESIDVPKDAKCVICGMFVHKYPKWATMLEYKQKHYYFDGPKDMLKFVFQKGKSNIGEIYVSDYFTTKKIDARKAFYVIGSDVYGPMGKELVAFESDQAAYNFKNDHFGKKVMFFSEITDEVLEYLK